The genomic interval CAGGAACTGGAGCAAAAAACCAGGCAACTGGAAATTTCTAATGCTGATTTGGAACGTTTTGCCTATGCCGCCTCCCACGATCTGCAAGAACCTTTGCGGACTGTAGAAGGATTTATCAAATTATTGCGCAATAAGTTCAAACAAAAACTGACTCCCGAAGCTGAAGAGTATATGGAATTCATGTCTGGCGCGACCACCCGGATGAAGGCGTTGATCGAAGGATTATTAGATTACTCCAAAGTGAGCGGGCAGGATGATAAACAGGAAGAAGTAAATTTGAAGCAGATCATCCTTCAGGTGAAAGAAAACTTACTGGTAAGTATCGAAAATGCTTCTGCGCAACTCATCGTAGGTAATTTACCCACAGTAAAAGCCAATCGGTGGCAAATGCTGCAACTTTTCCAGAACTTAATCGGGAATGCCATAAAATTTAGAAGTGAACAGCCCTTAATTATTACCATTGCTGCCCAGCCAAAACCTGGTCAATGGGTTATTTCCGTTGGGGATACAGGGATTGGTATGGATATGAAGCATGCCCGGATGATTTTTGAGCCATTTAAAAAGCTGCATAGCCGGGACCAGTTTGAAGGAAGTGGTATCGGCCTGGCTACTTGCCAGAAAATTGTCGAAAATCATGGGGGGAGAATCTGGATTGAATCAACACTGGGCCAGGGGTCTACTTTTTATTTCACCCTACCTCAATAAGTATTATCTAATGCAAAGGCAGATGAGGAGAGGCAGCTGTATTTGGAGATATTTTGTATGCATGGGTAGCAATGCCAGCAATTTCTCATGGATTTTGCCAGAGGAGCAAAATTGTGCTTTTGCCTGTTTGTGAGTCCGTTACTAACCTTATCTATACGCCTGTTTTATCCCGTTAAATTTCTATATCGTCCACTTTAACATTTGCTATTGCCATTACTTCGCAGAGAATATCGGTTATATAATATGTTTCCTCCGTGTCAAACTCAACCTTATCCCACTCATCCAGGTATGTCTGGATTTCATCTGTCATAGATTTTGCAGGTTCATTCAACTTACTGACAACAAAATCAATAAACCTATTTACTTCCTGATTCATCTTGTGGCGTACATCATCGGAGGAAGGAATCAGTCCCCTCTTGTTCCAATCTTCTATTGGAAACTTATCTTTGGTTTTGAATAAATAAAGTTGTTCAGCTATGTTTTTTCTGATGTGATAATGCCCCATATCTTTCCTATTACATTCCTTTTAAGGGTTTGACATATCAGACCGTTGATAGAGAGAAGTATGTATTTATAGTGTTGTTATTTTTTATATGGCTGCTTATCCCCTTCAAATTCAGTAATATATTCTCCCCAATGCATGAATTGATAATAAATTGACATGGCTAAACACAACATCGTTTTGCCTTCTTCATCTTGCCATATTTCATGTTTTAAGAAACTCATCTTTGTTTTCTGCTCCTGATGCTCAATTGCTTTGTACTTTGATTTATTCAATATCACATAACATACACTCACACCCGCTGCAAGAGTTCAATAGCTTGTTCGTTGCCTTGCTGGT from Rhodocytophaga rosea carries:
- a CDS encoding ATP-binding protein, whose amino-acid sequence is MQETKKILIIEDNEEDRYTFKRYLSTPNCAQIGSFQVIETSYGNAGITLYKNEQPDCVLLDFSLPDMDGLEVLENLRNNSQPDQLCVILLTGTGNETIAVEALKNGAADYLTKGKFTVERFCHALEGALEKTAIRQELARQRELLYTQNAQLEQAKQELEQKTRQLEISNADLERFAYAASHDLQEPLRTVEGFIKLLRNKFKQKLTPEAEEYMEFMSGATTRMKALIEGLLDYSKVSGQDDKQEEVNLKQIILQVKENLLVSIENASAQLIVGNLPTVKANRWQMLQLFQNLIGNAIKFRSEQPLIITIAAQPKPGQWVISVGDTGIGMDMKHARMIFEPFKKLHSRDQFEGSGIGLATCQKIVENHGGRIWIESTLGQGSTFYFTLPQ
- a CDS encoding DUF4844 domain-containing protein, encoding MGHYHIRKNIAEQLYLFKTKDKFPIEDWNKRGLIPSSDDVRHKMNQEVNRFIDFVVSKLNEPAKSMTDEIQTYLDEWDKVEFDTEETYYITDILCEVMAIANVKVDDIEI